The region ttcatatttatttgtttatttggctgtgctgggccttaatTTCAGCgcgcaggatctttgatcttccttgtagcacgtgagatctttagttgtggcactcagttacttagttgtggcctgtgaaaTCTatgtccctgaccagggatcaaacctaggccccttgcattgggaccatggaatcttagccactggaccactagggaagtctgtcACCATGGCGATATGGAAAAGATGCAGACTATCAGGCCTCACTCAAGACTTGTTGGACCATAATAGACTGTTCGGGCTCtgtgaatttgcatttctaaaaagaCTGTCTCAAGTATTTCTTGCCGACACTAAAGTTGGGGAATCTCTGGTCTGGGACAATATCTTAAATTGAAAATGGAGGAACTGAAAGGTATCTAATCTCTCTGCAGGATTCCAGAAGGTTGTGAGGCTCTGAGAGTTAAAACCTTAAAACTCTTTTCCGTTCCACCTGGTTCCATGGCCTCTAGAAAATCTACCTGAttgatttcttttctgtgaaatgggcaaaaggcaaaaaaaaaagaagaagtggcggggggggggggcggggggaaccaCAGGAAATGACTCACATTTGCACACATTCTCAGTAGCCTAACTGGTTGTATTTATTACCATCAGAGGTCTTCTTACTCTACATGTAGTGGTTTCAACCATACCAGTACTTGTTTCAAAAAGGACAACTTCACTCATGTTCATAGCATTCTGAGATCCATTTCTTAATTTCCAGGCAATATCTCAAAAGCCAATCAAATATTAATAAGTCAGATCGAAATCGGAATGCTTAGAAGTCATCAGGATAACTCAGCTCGTTCAGCGATTTCAACCCTGGTTTTCTTTAtgggtggcttagcagtaaagaatctgcctgcaatgcaggagagatgcaggttcgggaagatcccatggaggaggaaatggcaacccactccagtattcttgcctgagaaatcccatggatggaggagcctggcgggctactgtccatggggggTCACAAATGAGTGGGACACTACTTAGGACTCAAGCAGCAACATTCTTTACTACCTTTTACTTGTCGCTGACATATTTGCTGCCTCAGaatccacaataaaaaaaaaagaaagaaagaaaagaatcggCTGGATACTAATTCTCTGGTGATTATTGCACTCTCTACTCTCAGAGATCCAGAAACCTCTAATGGTTCAGAGAAGGACAGTAAGGCTGGGAACTTTTGTGCAAGTTGGTTTCCTTGTAGATGTTGCCCTTTTAAAAGTTACTGTATCCAAACCCCAGAGGACCCACAGAAGAGGAAGCGGCAACAAACTACTTGCAGTGTATTGAATGCACCTTAAGTCCAGTTCTCCCAAATCACCACACAGATTGTAATCACCAAATACAGTGTTCAACCCTGTCATGTTATGTACGGCGGAGACTCCTCTGTCAAACTGCATCCAAGTTGTCAGCTTTGCGACTTCGATCCCTTCTCAAGCACAGGGCGGAATACTGCAAAAGCTTGCTCTCCGCCGAGCACGCCGAGCTTGGCAAGCCCTTTTGGACGGGGGTGTGTGACGGCCAGCTTGGAGATGCACAGTCCCGGCAAACGTCTGCACTTTCGGAGGCAGGTCTGGAGAACCGATTTGTGACGAGGTCGTCCACGCCCCCTGCATCCGCGGTGTCTTCCTAATTGTCCTCATCGTGGGTCGGATCCCGGCTGCAGGGAAGGACACCCGGGAAAGTGCCCGGGTGGCCCCGGCCCCGTCGCCCCCACCCACCCGCCGGGCCCTCTGCGCGCTCCCCGGGCGGAGCCGCGCCTCAGACGCTCCGCTGTGAAGTGTCTCCGGGCACCCTGTTTCAGCTTTCCCAGTTGTCAAAAGAATAGAAGAACCCGGAGAGGCAGGGGGCGGGGTGCGCGGGAGGCTTAGGCTGAAAGAAGCCAGGAGGAAGTGAGAGAGTGTCCAAAGGGACCGCTGAACGACGGGTCCGAAAGTCAGCAGTTCTGgagcccacctccctcccatcccccttgACTGCTCTTCTGAGCAGTGGTGGGAGCGCGCGCCTCGCCAGCCGCCTGCGGAGCTGGGAGGACAGCGCTTCCCAAGGGAGCAGATACCTGGGCGCGCCACCCCAGCCCTGGGCGAGGGGCTCAGCGAGCAGGTGGGCCCTGGGCGGCCACGCGGGGCCCCGGCCCGGGGCTGGTAGGAGGGGGCTGGGCCGGGCTGGGGCAGACGGGTCCGTGTGGGGAGCCCCGAAGGTACGGGCTGTTATCTCAGCGGCTGCGTCCATCGCGCAGTTTGCGGGTGGGAGCTGGCCGGCGGGCCTGGAGGAAGCCGGGGGTCTGCGCTCTCTGAGTCCTGCCCCTGGATGAGGCCACGGTCTGGCTCTGGGGGGTCCAGGCCAGAGAAGAGTGCggaggggcctgggggaggggaggagaaaagggatGAGGGGAGcgggagagggtgggggagaaggagggggagagggaggggagaagaaggggtgaggagagaggggtgggggaaggagggggaggggagaggggaggggaggagaaaagggatgaggggagagggaggggaggagggaggggatggggagagggaaaaggtgggggaggggtgggggagggggaaaggaggggggagaggagacagaggagggaggggacgggggagagggagagggtgggggagagggaggggtgggggaggggaggagaaaaggggtgaggggagaggggaggggaggagggaggggatggggagagggagagggtgggggagagagagagggtgggggaggggtggggggaggagaaaagggatGAGGGGAGagcggagggggaggggagacagaggagggagggggaagccaGGCAGAAAGGCAGCCTGAGAGCCATCGCTCACCTTGCGCACAgtgaactgaggctcagagaggctgaaggGAGTTTTCTTGGTAAGTGCAGTCCCCGTAAACGATGAAGCCAGCGCTCAGGCTCTGCTGTGAAACAGTGGGTAGAATCAGCACAGCCTGAAGGTACCTTCTTGACCAGAAATGCAGGAGCTGGAAGCTGAAGTAAGCGCTAAGGGGAAGAAGCCACCCAGGGGGTGACCCACTACAGCGTCTCTGTTTTCTGCAATAAATCAATGTTTTTTAGAACAGAACagactcaaaaattaaaaacagcttATGTATCCTACAATGGCATCTTGGTCTGAGTAAATGAGTTTTGTGATGATTTAAGAAAAAgtccaaaatttttaaagagggaaAGCGGCAATTAGGATGAACACGTGGTGATGTTTCTAACTGTAAATTAATGTAGTAAAACACAAGGGTGATGTAAACAAGCAAACGAAAAGGGCATGTGACCCTATGTTGTGAGTATGCAGAGGCTCCTTGTaccattcggagaaggcaatggcaccccactccagtgctcttgcctggtggatcccatggatggaggagcctggtaggctgcagtctacggggtcgctaagggtcggacaggactgagcgacttcactttcacttttcactttcacacattggagaaggaaatggcaacccactcccatgttcttgcctggagaatcccagggaaagggagcctggtgggctgccatctatggggtcacacagagtcggacacgactgaagcgacttagcagcagcagcagcattgtaccattctcttgtttttctgtttgaatATGTTAATCATCAAAAGTTATGAGAAATATACTTTCTGGGGCTTTGTTACCTCGAGTAAATAGTTTGACCTGTCTGGATGTTCAAAGTCTTTATCAGTGACATAGGATTAGTGTATCTCAGAGGGCTGTAAGAATTACATGAGGTAGTCTATGAGAAGCAGTTAGCAAACAGCTCCTCACAGGCCACCTCAGTCACTCATCGACTGTGTCTTTGTGAATGCTTCTTTGCTGAGGGCTTGCCCTGTGCCAGGCTTTGGGACACATGTTGGGATTCTGAAGACAAGCAGCTGCTACTGTCCTCAACTTTAATTTTCTAGTGGTGTGTATCACTACTGAAAATTTCACTATTTTGTTTACATCGTTCATTCTCTTCTGGGGAGGTATCAGCAGGAAGACAGATGGGGAAGCACCTCTTTAAAAACTAAAGGTGCAGCTGAAGTTCCTCACTATCTTCTCAGGCAGGCTCTCACTTTAAGTTTGTTTTGTCTTCATGGTACAACAGAGTTCTCTTCCCATCTGTCTTCCTATGACGATATCATCCTGGTATTGTCTCTGTCTTAAATGGAGGCCAAATTTTAACATAAGTGTATCTAGAACACTTTTCAAGTCTCCAAGAGAAAATCCATCTGTAAGGTATTTATCCCGGCATCTGAATTCCATCTCTGCTTTGTAGGtctggccttgggcaagtcatctAAGTTATACTTTCTGCACCTGCAAAATGAAAGTATACCTACGCAGTATATACACGAAGGTATACCTACGTGGTATAACTGCACTGGCAATTAGAGATAATTTTTGTAAAGTCTTTGGTGTGCTGCTCTATAAAAAGGAGCTTTTATTGTTCGGGTCATTGTAATTAGTGGATAAACTGTCTACATGCTAAATTAGCATCTCTAAGGAAAGTGAGGGTGGAGCTGAAGAGGACAGGTGGGTTAGGGGGTCCCTGTTAATCTTAGTCCCAATTAACGATAGCCGTGAAGATACTGCTGTAACTTGACGCTGTCTGAAACACGTTTCAGCTGAACTGTGTGTTCATCTGCAAGCCATCATGAACTCTGAGCAGCCCGAGTCACAGAAGGACCCAGACGAGAAGAGGAAGACCAGTAGTGAGCAGTGCTTTTCTAAGGTATGTTTATAAACACTATTTGCGGAATATACCAGCATTAAACTTAGCCATCCTTGAAACTGGGCTTCATAGACCTTCTTGCCAATAAATGACTTCATTGTTCGTAGGaaatagtaaataatttaaaCTCTGTCTCatccattttattcttcttgttttAGTTGGATGGTGGGAGGAAGATGTTTTAATAAAACTCTTTGCTAGATCAAAGGAAacttcaaccaaaaaaaaaaaaagttgcaataCTTCCTGAACAACAGCCATAAAATCAAatataacatattaaaataagCCATAGAGTGAAAATAATATGAATGCTATGTCATAGCATGAAAATATATGCCGTTCCCTAACATGGCTGATCTATTCAGTAACAGGCATAATCTATATTTGCATAGTGCATCACagtttataaaacaatttttaagatgTTTGTTCTTACCATAAACTTGTTAGGCAAgaagagagaattttattttcctcaatttGTTAATGAGAAGCGAGAAAAAGTGAGTTGTTGCCTAAGGCAGAGTTGGAATGAAGACTTGGCCTTAAGTTTACAGACATTAAGTCATGGCTCTTCCTACTAACTGGACTCTGTTATCATAACAAACCATCATCTCTTTTTCTGAGCCTACagtgctccttgaatttttcaacAAGAAGACTGAGAAATTTTTGGTGGAAATCATCACTATGctcaaaaaaaagtaaaaattttgtaGTTGAAAATTATAACCAAGACCCAAGGTAACAAACACTCTGAGAGCTGGCAGATTTAAGTATCTCTGTTTTTGATGTGCTTGGGGAAAATTTGCTTCTTTCCTTATATTTCTCTGAAAACACTGTATCAGTATAGCAGTGTTAAGAACTTATCTAACTAATAAGATAGGAAACTCGGCTTATATGTTGGATCCCAACTCCAATTCTGATTTAATTATATTCACTGGCCTTTTCATATTCATTCTGAGTTTCCATGAAAAACTTTGTGAATGGTATGcagcaaacagaaataaaagactatTGTTGCgttcataattttaaagtatttaacatTTCTGTTTAGGTCAGTGAAGACCAGCAGGACAATTCCAATACTTCTCAAATGGAGACGGATGCTAAGACAAGTTCAGAGAGTATAGACAACACCCAGGCTGAAGGACCCAGAGACCAAACTGTGTCCCCAGAAAAGACAATTTATGTTACCCTCGATATAAACATCAAgcaaaacaaaggaaggaagcaCCGGTTCACATGTAATGATGGGGGAGCTTCTGGGAGGCCCTCAACACTCTCGGGGTTGTCAGAAAGGCGATAAAAACTCATCCTGGCAAAGAAAAGCTGGGATACGGCGCAGAAGGAATTGACAGATTCTTAGACCTTGGAATGCCTCTCAGGCGTTTCCCTGAAAACTGCCACGCGAGTTACCTTTTCTTGAAAGAGAAGTGAGACGGGGAAAGAGGAACAGGTATTTGGTCGGTTTGACAAGCCATCAGCTGACTGTGTCAACGTTTATACTCACGCAGTTGGGAAACCCAGAAAAACTCTTCTCAAACGCAGGCAACTCCACAAAGACGGGTACAAACTCTGTGTCTATGCTTTCAAAGGAGAAAGCATGAGAAGGCTGTGTCTGCGGATGGCGGATTTCTTCCACTTCTGGAGAAGAGTGATTGGACCCTCATTGAAAACCTGACCGCCGTTTAGGACAGCTCACAGTTAGCCGATGATTTAGAGGGCAAGCTCTTTCAgattgaggttaaaaaaaaaaaaaaaaaaaaaccatgaaagcCAGGGCACCAGCCGCTGGGAGTTCTCAGGTCGAGGATGAAAAAGCCACAGACGCCAGAGCACCAGCTGCTAGAAATTCTGAGTCACAGGAAATAAAGCCTTGTGTGTTGAAACAGTCATGGCAGACAAACACCCTAATTTGGAAAGAGAAAGTGATCAAATTAGAACAAAACTTTGAGAATAATTTGGATATAACATGGGGGGAAATATTGTTTGAAGTGCCTAAAACAGACTTTGGGAAACTGACCAGAAACCGCGCTCGGGCTGAAGCGCACACACTTCTTTCTGGGCTCGGTGACTCGGTCGGGCACCTTCGACGGCACAGCGGGAAGAGTGTGGGTTCTGCCACTTGCCTTGTTTTGAAAGGGTTGTGCATTTCCACTTGTCGGCATGTAATATACCGAACTGTGGGAGAAGACATAGAGGCACATGAGTGTGCACGTACACTTAGTCAGTGTGTTAAGGTGACATTTGCTTATGAGAAGGCTGAAGATGAAAATAAGCACTGCTTTTCCGTTGAGCGTTGGTTTGAGACATCTGATGTAGAGCTTGATTACCCAGTTCTGAAACTGAAGAGGAACGGACAGCAAGTACCTGAGGGGTTACACGATGGAAATGATCCTGAACCAGACAGCAGACGGGCGTGTATTGTTGGCCATCCGGATGGAGAGGTGAAGTATTCTGATGCGTCTGCTGTGATCCCTCAGAATCAGCGGGAAGAGACATACTTGGAACACATTCGGGCTAGAGCTGCAGATGGGTGTGGGGCTTGTGTGCagaacatacacatgcacacacaaagaagCTTCCAGGAGACAGTCCCCCAGCCTGATGTGGTGACCCATAACACCGCTTCTTACTTTGGATCTTCCGGCTTCCCAGTGTTTGATTCTGAAGGCTCGTTGGTGGCCATGCACACTGCAAGCTTCACTTGTAAGTACCCACAGGGGATTTCCAGCATCATTGAATTCAACTGTACCCTGAAATCCATTATGtatgatattaagaaaaaaacatagaaTGTGGTAAGAAGGACTATTTCTAAACCTGCCGGATGCAAGAAAGGTGAGTGTTAAGGATGAAAAAGAGTGAGAATTCAGTCTACACCCCAGCTGTTCAGGCAATCACCTATGGAATTGTTACTCCACTGGCAATGATGACAGGTCTCTAAATTCTGTAGTGGCCAATCTCATCAACAGCAATAATAATTAATGTTACTGACTACTTCCTATGCATGTAGCATTTTTCTAGGCACACGAAGGAACTGGTTTTAACAAATCTGTGAGGTGGGCTATTATACCTATTTTAAAGTTAAGCAATGTGAACAAAGATTAATAATACTCAGTTTTATGACAATAAAAGTagccattgtttttattttttcatcttccctATCCCCCCCTAAGTTCAGTTGCTTAAAGGCAGGATCCAAGactttttcttctcattatcCACAATGTCTGACACATGGAAGTTAAGGGCTTAGAAAATATGTAGGCTCATCAGTAGCAAAACTTTGGGCTGCAGTTAATCTTAGATGTGTGGATCaattgcccagtcgtgtccgactctttgcaaccccatggactgtagcccaccaggctcctctgtccatggagttttccaggcaagaatgctggagtgggttgccatttccttttccaaggatcttcccaatccagggatcaaacctgcatatcttgatctcctacattggcaggcagactctttaccactgtgccacctggagtgggttgctaaatGCTTGGTTAGAAATGATCTCAAATGAAATCTTTTAGAATTTCCAAACTCCTCATATGATCCAAACTGTCAGGATATATGTTTCCTGAAATTCAGAGGGTAATATCCATCTTCCATGTATTTATAGGCTACTGGGGGGCTATCTTAAATACCATGTTATAGAGATTTCCTAGTGTCTCGCCTGAAATCCTTTTCCTGCTCCATTGTTCAGTCTGCTTAGACTTGTCTTGcttgtgacagtttctcagacttttcttgtattttatgACCTTGACAGGAAGTGTACTGGTCAACTATCTTGTAAAATGCCTTTCTACTggaatttgtctgatgtttttttcTAATACTCATTGGACTGGGGCTGTGGGTTTTGGAGAGTAAGATCACAGAGGCAAAGTGTCATTTTGTAGCCAAGAGATGGAGGCATGCtaaatgtccatcggcagatgaatggataacgaagatgtggtacatgcatgtgatggaatatgactcagccatgaaaagaatgaagtgacACCATCAGAAGCAACTAggagggacctagagattgtcatactaagtgaaggaagtcagacggAGACAAATACATGATATTGCTCATCTGTGgactctaaaataaaaaatacaagtgaatttatttccaaaatggaaagagacccacagacacaggaaacaaacttatggttacgaAAGGGGAGAGggggtctcagttcagttcagttcagtcgctcagtcatgtccgactctttgcgaccccatggaccgcagctcgccagggctccctgtccatcaccaactcccggagtttgctcaagctcctgtgcattgagtcagtgatgccacccaaccatcccatcctctgttgtccccttctcctcctgccctcaatctttcccagcatcagggtcttcaaatgagtcagttctttgcatcagctggtcaaaggattggagtttcagcttcaacatcagtcctcccaatgaacacccaggactgatttcctttaggatggactggttggatctccttgcagtccaagggaccctcaagagtctcctccaacaccacagttcaagagggGGTCTAGGGAGGCATAAATTAGAAGGTTGGAATTAGCATGCACACAgtgctatatatgaaatagataactaacaaggataTAAAGGGGACTATACtcaatataatcaatattttgtttttttgttgttgttgtttgtgtttttttttcaatattttgtaataacctgtaggGGAATCTGtaaaagaacatatatacatatacacatatataggagaaggaaatggcaacccactccagtgtttttgcctgggaaatcccatggacagaggagactggcaggctacaatccatggggtctcaaaagagtcatacatgacttaatgactaaacaacaacaacatacacgTATATATCTACAtagacatgtatatacatatatagagacatgaatatatacatagagatatgtttatatatatatacacgatGATGTGCCACACTCCTGAAACTTACATACTGTAAATCGatgatacttcaattaaaatcaaatgaataataatattgaataataattatataattatagtaaatatataattatataataataataataataatattgaatcactgttttgtacctgaaactaatatggtAATTCATCCATACttccataaataataaaaataaataaacatcaggaaatacaaacaaaaatagtgTCATATCGTGTCAGGGGTGCATACTACCAACATGCTTTGTGGCCTGAAGTTAGCCTTGCCCACCTGAGCAAAGTCGTGTTTATCAGATTTCTCTCCTGTGAAGttgctcttttctctctcctttgtctaatgtactctttggaaggaattaATTGTGCACAACCCCCAGATATGGAGTGGGGAGTTATGCTTCCTTTCCTAATGTAAATACTCCTGGAGTAGTTACATAATTTACTTGGAATCCACCTGTGTGGAGACAACCAACACATAAGCAAGTCGTTACTAAATGTACCCAGCAAGGTTGAAAGGATAGTTGGCAAAGCCCCGTCTTGACCAACATCGAAATGTCTCTAAGGAGTAAAGCTCTGAAACAGGATGGGCTTGGACATTTATTACTGCCTTGCCAGGAGACACCCGCGCCATCATCCAGGCCACCGTCTGTCTTTGTACCTGGCGAGTTGACTAATGTTTCTTTGTTTATTAAACCACAGGAGGACACAAGTGACCATCCCGAATGATCCACACTCCAGCCTAGGGAACTTAGTGAGTCAAGGGTCCAGCGCGTGGGGCTCCTGGTGGGGACAATTGGTACTTACTTTGGGAATCACCCTAACCTGTGTGTTCTCTGGCATCTGGGTGCATCATTGTGATGCTGTGATGTCTGCCTCCAGGGCAGCCAGAGAGCGGCCCCCTAAGCCACCTTCATGCTCGAGAAGCCTCTCGGTGACCACTCCGGGCACCTTGCAGAAGAGGCAGGCGTGTGAGATCATAGGAGCCGGTCACGAAGGGTGGAGTGCCGGCGGAGAATATCTAGAGGACGTGACCACCTCTTGGCCCTCGAACTGGACCTGGCCATTGGGGGCGCCTCTATCCTTGGAAGGGACATGCTGCCTACCATTTCCACAGTGGGAATAGTAAAGTCAAGGGACACACCCTTGACTTTAAAATACCAAATGATGGCACTtacatttggaatctaaaaaagaatgcaaaggaGTCTATGTATCAATACAAgtcaggaacagactcacagacacggAAAACAAGCGTATGGTCACCAAGggtgagggaagaagagagagacaaattAGGAGGATAGAATCACAGATACAGATAGATAAGAACCAAGGGTTCACTCTACAGCATGGGGAACTGTAtgcaatatcttgtaataacctgtaatggagtataatctgaaAGAtacagctgaatcactttgctgtacatctgaaactaacaccataTTGTATATtcactatatttcaataaaaaattctgGCGGGAGGATGCAGAGACCCCCCTGTCTTTTGAATTCTCAACACAAGCCATGCATGTTG is a window of Cervus canadensis isolate Bull #8, Minnesota chromosome 11, ASM1932006v1, whole genome shotgun sequence DNA encoding:
- the LOC122450455 gene encoding translation initiation factor IF-2-like isoform X1 → MDAAAEITARTFGAPHTDPSAPARPSPLLPAPGRGPAWPPRAHLLAEPLAQGWGGAPSLSLPRTPPPASPGSSILLTTGKAETGCPETLHSGASEARLRPGSAQRARRVGGGDGAGATRALSRVSFPAAGIRPTMRTIRKTPRMQGAWTTSSQIGSPDLPPKVQTFAGTVHLQAGRHTPPSKRACQARRARRRASFCSIPPCA
- the LOC122450455 gene encoding uncharacterized protein LOC122450455 isoform X2 — encoded protein: MDAAAEITARTFGAPHTDPSAPARPSPLLPAPGRGPAWPPRAGVARPGICSLGKRCPPSSAGGWRGARSHHCSEEQSRGMGGRWAPELLTFGPVVQRSLWTLSHFLLASFSLSLPRTPPPASPGSSILLTTGKAETGCPETLHSGASEARLRPGSAQRARRVGGGDGAGATRALSRVSFPAAGIRPTMRTIRKTPRMQGAWTTSSQIGSPDLPPKVQTFAGTVHLQAGRHTPPSKRACQARRARRRASFCSIPPCA
- the LOC122450454 gene encoding serine protease FAM111A-like, with the translated sequence MKARAPAAGSSQVEDEKATDARAPAARNSESQEIKPCVLKQSWQTNTLIWKEKVIKLEQNFENNLDITWGEILFEVPKTDFGKLTRNRARAEAHTLLSGLGDSVGHLRRHSGKSVGSATCLVLKGLCISTCRHVIYRTVGEDIEAHECARTLSQCVKVTFAYEKAEDENKHCFSVERWFETSDVELDYPVLKLKRNGQQVPEGLHDGNDPEPDSRRACIVGHPDGEVKYSDASAVIPQNQREETYLEHIRARAADGCGACVQNIHMHTQRSFQETVPQPDVVTHNTASYFGSSGFPVFDSEGSLVAMHTASFTCKYPQGISSIIEFNCTLKSIMYDIKKKT